In the genome of Neodiprion pinetum isolate iyNeoPine1 chromosome 2, iyNeoPine1.2, whole genome shotgun sequence, one region contains:
- the na gene encoding sodium leak channel NALCN isoform X1, which produces MMLGRKQSLKGEPVLADYGPEECLNESADIEWVNKLWVRRLMRLCALVSLASVCLNTPKTFERVPPLQYVTFVCDLVVTFLFTAEMIAKMHIRGILKSSSFQGEVPYLKDHWCQFDASMVFFLWLSVILQMFEMLGLVLRFSYASILRAPRPLIMIRFLRVFLKFSMPKSRINQIFKRSSQQIYNVTLFFLFFMSLYGLLGVQFFGELKNHCVLNTTDSNHITINSLAIPDTFCSTDPESGYQCPEGMKCMKLELSRYIMGFNGFDEFATSIFTVYQAASQEGWVFIMYRAIDSLPGWRAAFYFSTMIFFLAWLVKNVFIAVITETFNEIRVQFQQMWGVRGHISGSSASQILTGDDNGWKLITLDDNKHAGLASPFCHAVLRSPQFRMVVMCAILANGITTATMNFKHDERPRHTYYDNYYYAEIVFTIFLDLETLFKIWCLGFRGYYRHSIHKFELLLAIGTTFHVIPLFYLSGFTYFQVLRVFRLIKASPMLEDFVYKIFGPGKKLGSLIIFTMCLLVISSSISMQLFCYLCDFTKFESFPEAFMSMFQILTQEAWVEVMDETMLRTHETMAPFVAVYFILYHLFVTLIVLSLFVAVILDNLELDEDIKKLKQLKFREQSAEIKETLPFRLRIFERFPDSPQMTCLHKVPSDFNLPKVRESFMRQFIFEVEDDENEGVKKVNETFDSKMVYRKQRPVKILNNPPKVRNIVTNLRKAAITYIINDSNNQRLMLGDSAMIPVPGKTLLKPQGTVSSAKQLRIDQKKSIRRSVRSGSIKLKQTYEHLMENGDIGAINRVSSSRSRPHDLDIKLLQAKRQQAEMRRNQREDDLRENHPFFDTPLFAVPRESKFRKICQLLVYARYDARLKDPLTGKERKVQYKSLHNFLGLVTYLDWVMICATTLSCLSMMFETPKYRVMEVPALQIAEYGFVIFMSFELALKILADGLFFTPKAYIKDVASVLDVFIYVVSLVFLCWMPKSVPPNSGAQLLMILRCVRPLRIFTLVPHMRKVVYELCRGFKEILLVSTLLILLMFVFASYGVQLYGGRLARCNDPTILRREDCVGVFMRRVFVTKMKLQPGDNESYPSILVPRVWANPRRFNFDNIGDAMLALFEVLSFKGWLDVRDVLIKALGPVHAIYIHIYIFLGCMIGLTLFVGVVIANYSENKGTALLTVDQRRWCDLKKRLKIAQPLHLPPRPDGKKFRAFIYDITQNIYFKRFIAVMVLINSGLLCVSWRSEEEHTEPLATVSTILTLVFLVEVVMKNIAFTPRGYWQSRRNRYDLLVTVVGVIWIIIHWMIKNDLSYFIGFMVVILRFFTITGKHTTLKMLMLTVGVSVCKSFFIIFGMFLLVFFYALAGTIIFGTVKYGEGIGRRANFESPVTGVAMLFRIVTGEDWNKIMHDCMIQPPYCTPAANYWETDCGNFHASLIYFCTFYVIITYIVLNLLVAIIMENFSLFYSNEEDALLSYADIRNFQNTWNVVDIHQRGVIPVRRVKFILRLLKGRLETDPQKDRLLFKYMCYELERLHNGEDVTFHDVINMLSYRSVDIRKALQLEELLAREEFEYIIEEEVAKQTIRTWLEGCLKKIRAVGKQQNSLLAGLRATNDALMSLQDHVEEKKENTVDRDDEAETKDGDGLRHRSKKPVVLPRSDSIGSGSGRKYLAPMLSDPATVRTDKDKIAAAKKRNNRPPSVVKNNLPHVTEGLEQNRQPKDVQNNKAMMPKVSSIMVEVRDWWHEQVAYSTQSSDEEY; this is translated from the exons ATGATGTTGGGGAGGAAGCAGAGCCTCAAAGGAGAGCCTGTTCTGGCAGATTACGGTCCAGAAGAGTGTCTGAACGAAAGTGCAGATATCGAATGGGTCAACAAA CTATGGGTTCGCAGGCTGATGAGGCTTTGCGCTCTAGTATCGCTAGCCTCTGTCTGCCTTAACACACCAAAAACTTTCGAGAGGGTACCTCCACTGCAGTATGTCACCTTTGTGTGCGATTTGGTTGTCACATTTCTATTCACTGCCGAGATGATTGCCAAGATGCACATTCGTGGCATACTGAAG TCTAGTTCATTTCAGGGTGAAGTGCCTTACTTGAAAGATCATTGGTGCCAGTTCGATGCGAGTATGGTATTCTTTTTATGGCTCTCTGTCATCTTGCAAATGTTTGAGATGCTAGGTCTTGTCTTGCGATTCAGTTATGCATCCATCTTGAGAGCACCGAGGCCGCTGATTATGATTCGCTTTCTTCGTGTCTTCCTCAAGTTCTCTATGCCAAAATCaagaataaatcaaattttcaa aCGATCAAGCCAACAAATTTACAATGTAACATtgttcttccttttctttatGTCTCTTTACGGATTACTGGGAGTGCAATTTTTTGGGGAGCTAAAAAATCACTGTGTTCTGAACACAACAGACTCAAATCATATTACGATAAATAGCTTAGCAATTCCAGACACTTTTTGTTCTACGGATCCAGAATCTGGGTATCAGTGTCCTGAGGGTATGAAGTGTATGAAATTAGAACTATCCAGGTATATTATGGGTTTCAATGGATTTGACGAGTTCG CGACTAGTATTTTCACCGTCTATCAAGCGGCGTCTCAAGAAGGATGGGTTTTCATCATGTACCGAGCTATTGATAGTCTGCCAGGTTGGAGAGCAGCCTTCTACTTCAGCACTATGATCTTTTTCCTAGCATGGCTTGTGAAAAACGTTTTCATAGCCGTAATAACTGAAACGTTCAATGAAATTCGGGTCCAATTTCAACAAATGTGGGGTGTCAGAGGACATATTAGTGGGAGTTCTGCATCGCAG ATTTTAACCGGTGACGACAATGGCTGGAAACTTATAACTTTGGATGACAATAAACACGCTGGTTTAGCATCACCATTTTGTCATGCAGTACTGCGATCCCCGCAATTCCGTATGGTTGTAATGTGTGCTATTCTGGCGAACGGCATTACCACTGCAACAATGAACTTTAAGCATGATGAAAGACCAAGACATACTTACTATGACAACTATTATTATGCAGAA ATtgtttttacgatatttttgGACCTCGAAACTCTGTTCAAAATCTGGTGTCTGGGATTCCGAGGTTATTACCGGCATTCAATTCATAAATTTGAATTGCTATTAGCAATTGGGACTACTTTCCACGTTATACCACTTTTTTACTTATCTGGATTCACGTATTTTCAG GTGCTACGTGTATTCAGACTTATTAAGGCTTCCCCAATGCTGGAAGACTTTGTCTACAAGATATTTGGCCCTGGTAAAAAACTCGGTAGTCTAATCATCTTCACTATGTGCCTGCTAGTCATATCATCCAGTATTTCGATGCAGTTGTTTTGTTATCTATGcgattttacgaaatttgaGAGTTTTCCCGAG GCGTTCATGTCcatgttccaaattttgacACAAGAGGCTTGGGTCGAAGTTATGGATGAAACAATGCTACGCACTCATGAAACAATGGCTCCATTTGTTGCAGTATATTTTATTCTGTACCACTTGTTTGTCACGCTG ATAGTCTTGAGTTTATTCGTCGCAGTCATTTTGGATAATTTAGAACTAGACGAAGACATAAAGAAACTGAAACAGTTGAAATTTAGAGAACAAAGTGCTGAGATAAAGGAAACACTTCCATTCAGATTGCGGATATTTGAAAGATTTCCAGATAGTCCACAAATGACTTGTTTGCACAAAGTGCCATCAGATTTCAATCTTCCAAAG GTAAGAGAAAGTTTTATGAGGCAGTTTATATTTGAAGTGGAAGATGATGAAAACGAAGGGGTCAAGAAAGTAAATGAAACATTTGATTCCAAAATGGTATACCGCAAGCAGAGGCCTGTCAAGATATTGAATAACCCACCAAAAGTGAGAAATATCGTAACAAATTTACGAAAAGCTGCAATCACCTACATCATTAA TGATTCTAATAATCAAAGATTAATGTTGGGGGATTCAGCAATGATTCCAGTACCAGGAAAAACTCTACTTAAACCACAAGGCACCGTCAGCAGCGCAAAACAGTTACGAATAGATCAAAAAAA GTCGATTCGAAGAAGTGTTCGAAGCGGATCAATAAAGTTAAAACAAACCTATGAACACCTAATGGAAAACGGCGATATTGGAGCAATAAATAGAGTCAGTTCGTCCAGAAGCAGGCCGCACGACTTAGATATCAAATTGTTACAGGCCAAAAGACAACAAGCAGAAATGCGGAG aaaTCAACGTGAGGATGACTTGAGAGAGAACCACCCTTTTTTTGATACTCCATTGTTTGCTGTGCCACGTGAGAGCAAATTCAGGAAAATATGTCAGCTGCTTGTTTACGCTAGATATGATGCACGCTTGAAAGACCCACTAActggaaaagaaagaaaagtgcAATATAAAAGCCTGCA TAATTTTCTGGGCCTTGTAACGTACCTAGATTGGGTAATGATATGCGCAACAACATTGTCTTGCTTATCCATGATGTTTGAGACACCTAAGTATCGAGTGATGGAAGTTCCAGCCCTTCAAATAGCAGAATATGGCTTTGTAATATTTATGAGCTTTGAACTAGCATTAAAAATACTTGCTGATGgtctttttttcactccaaaAGCTTATATCAAGGACGTAGCTTCTGTATTGGACGTGTTTATATACGTG GTGAGCTTGGTCTTTCTTTGCTGGATGCCAAAAAGTGTTCCTCCTAATTCTGGTGCGCAACTACTGATGATATTGCGCTGTGTTCGGCCTTTGAGAATATTCACATTAGTTCCCCATATGAGAAAAGTTGTGTATGAGTTGTGCAGAGGCTTCAAAGAAATTTTACTG GTATCTACGTTGCTGATCTTACTAATGTTTGTCTTCGCAAGCTATGGTGTGCAATTATATGGCGGTCGATTAGCTCGCTGCAATGATCCAACAATTTTGAGAAGAGAGGATTGTGTTGGTGTTTTCATGAGAAGAGTTTTTGTAACTAAAATGAAACTGCAGCCAGGAGATAACGAAAGCTATCCTTCTATACTGGTTCCTCGAGTTTG GGCGAATCCAAGGAGATTTAATTTTGACAATATTGGCGATGCCATGCTTGCGCTCTTTGAAGTACTCTCATTCAAAGGCTGGCTAGACGTTCGTGACGTTTTGATAAAAGCACTTGGACCA GTTCATGCCAtttacatacacatatatatatttcttggATGCATGATTGGACTGACTTTATTTGTCGGCGTTGTCATCGCTAATTACTCTGAGAACAAGGGTACAGCGTTATTGACTGTTGATCAAAGACGTTG GTGTGACTTGaagaaaagattgaaaatcgCTCAGCCACTGCATCTCCCTCCTAGGCCTGATGGAAAGAAGTTCCGGGCATTCATTTATGACATTacacaaaatatttatttcaagagGTTTATTGCTGTAATGGTGCTTATAAACAGCGGATTACTCTGTGTTTCT TGGAGAAGTGAAGAGGAACACACAGAACCGTTAGCGACAGTGTCAACGATACTAACATTGGTATTTCTAGTCGAagttgtaatgaaaaatatagcATTTACTCCCCGTGGTTATTGGCAATCTAGACGAAACAGATACGACCTGTTGGTCACGGTTGTCGGAGTGATTTGGATAATTATTCACTGGATGATCAAA aatgattTGTCGTACTTCATCGGATTTATGGTCGTGATATTAAGATTTTTTACGATCACTGGAAAGCACACTACATTAAAAATGCTGATGTTGACCGTTGGTGTGTCAGTCTGCAAAAGCTTCTTCATCATATTCGGCATGTTTCtgcttgtatttttttatgctCTCGCAGGAACTATTATTTTTGGAACAGTTAAGTACGGCGAAGGAATTGGAAG ACGTGCCAATTTCGAATCTCCTGTAACCGGTGTTGCAATGCTGTTTCGAATAGTAACAGGAGAagattggaataaaattatgcATGATTGCATGATTCAACCACCATATTGTACACCAGCTGCGAATTATTGGGAAACCGACTGTGGAAATTTTCATGCCTCGCTTATTTACTTTTGCACATTCTATGTGATAATAACGTATATTGTTCTGAACTTACTAGTGG CTATCATCATGGAAAACTTCTCACTCTTCTATTCAAATGAAGAAGATGCATTACTGTCCTATGCAGACATcagaaatttccaaaataCATGGAATGTTGTAGACATCCATCAAAGAGGTGTTATTCCAGTTAGGAGG gttaaatttattttacgatTGTTAAAAGGAAGATTGGAAACTGACCCACAGAAGGATAGGCTCTTGTTCAAGTACATGTGCTACGAATTAGAGAGGTTGCACAATGGAGAAGATGTAACGTTCCACGATGTGATAAA TATGCTGTCATACCGGTCAGTCGATATCAGAAAGGCTCTTCAATTGGAGGAACTTTTGGCACGTGAGGAATTTGAGTATATAATAGAAGAGGAAGTTGCAAAGCAAACGATACGAACCTGGTTGGAaggatgtttgaaaaaaataagagcaGTTGGG AAACAACAGAACAGTTTGCTTGCTGGTTTAAGGGCCACCAATGATGCACTAATGTCACTACAGGATcatgttgaagaaaaaaaagagaataccGTGGATAGAGATGATGAGGCTGAAACGAAG GATGGTGACGGACTTAGGCATAGGAGTAAAAAACCAGTAGTACTTCCAAGGTCTGATAGTATTGGCAGTGGTTCTGGACGGAAATATCTTGCCCCAATGTTATCTGATCCTGCGACTGTAAGAACTGATAAAGATAAGATTGCTGCagcgaaaaaacgaaacaataGACCACCGT ctgtggtaaaaaataatttgccaCATGTCACCGAAGGACTTGAGCAAAATCGACAACCGAAAGATGTACAAAACAACAAAGCTATGATGCCTAAGGTATCAAGCATAATGGTAGAAGTACGAGACTGGTGGCATGAACAAGTCGCATACAGTACGCAGTCAAGCGACGAAGAATACTGA
- the na gene encoding sodium leak channel NALCN isoform X3 encodes MMLGRKQSLKGEPVLADYGPEECLNESADIEWVNKLWVRRLMRLCALVSLASVCLNTPKTFERVPPLQYVTFVCDLVVTFLFTAEMIAKMHIRGILKGEVPYLKDHWCQFDASMVFFLWLSVILQMFEMLGLVLRFSYASILRAPRPLIMIRFLRVFLKFSMPKSRINQIFKRSSQQIYNVTLFFLFFMSLYGLLGVQFFGELKNHCVLNTTDSNHITINSLAIPDTFCSTDPESGYQCPEGMKCMKLELSRYIMGFNGFDEFATSIFTVYQAASQEGWVFIMYRAIDSLPGWRAAFYFSTMIFFLAWLVKNVFIAVITETFNEIRVQFQQMWGVRGHISGSSASQILTGDDNGWKLITLDDNKHAGLASPFCHAVLRSPQFRMVVMCAILANGITTATMNFKHDERPRHTYYDNYYYAEIVFTIFLDLETLFKIWCLGFRGYYRHSIHKFELLLAIGTTFHVIPLFYLSGFTYFQVLRVFRLIKASPMLEDFVYKIFGPGKKLGSLIIFTMCLLVISSSISMQLFCYLCDFTKFESFPEAFMSMFQILTQEAWVEVMDETMLRTHETMAPFVAVYFILYHLFVTLIVLSLFVAVILDNLELDEDIKKLKQLKFREQSAEIKETLPFRLRIFERFPDSPQMTCLHKVPSDFNLPKVRESFMRQFIFEVEDDENEGVKKVNETFDSKMVYRKQRPVKILNNPPKVRNIVTNLRKAAITYIINDSNNQRLMLGDSAMIPVPGKTLLKPQGTVSSAKQLRIDQKKSIRRSVRSGSIKLKQTYEHLMENGDIGAINRVSSSRSRPHDLDIKLLQAKRQQAEMRRNQREDDLRENHPFFDTPLFAVPRESKFRKICQLLVYARYDARLKDPLTGKERKVQYKSLHNFLGLVTYLDWVMICATTLSCLSMMFETPKYRVMEVPALQIAEYGFVIFMSFELALKILADGLFFTPKAYIKDVASVLDVFIYVVSLVFLCWMPKSVPPNSGAQLLMILRCVRPLRIFTLVPHMRKVVYELCRGFKEILLVSTLLILLMFVFASYGVQLYGGRLARCNDPTILRREDCVGVFMRRVFVTKMKLQPGDNESYPSILVPRVWANPRRFNFDNIGDAMLALFEVLSFKGWLDVRDVLIKALGPVHAIYIHIYIFLGCMIGLTLFVGVVIANYSENKGTALLTVDQRRWCDLKKRLKIAQPLHLPPRPDGKKFRAFIYDITQNIYFKRFIAVMVLINSGLLCVSWRSEEEHTEPLATVSTILTLVFLVEVVMKNIAFTPRGYWQSRRNRYDLLVTVVGVIWIIIHWMIKNDLSYFIGFMVVILRFFTITGKHTTLKMLMLTVGVSVCKSFFIIFGMFLLVFFYALAGTIIFGTVKYGEGIGRRANFESPVTGVAMLFRIVTGEDWNKIMHDCMIQPPYCTPAANYWETDCGNFHASLIYFCTFYVIITYIVLNLLVAIIMENFSLFYSNEEDALLSYADIRNFQNTWNVVDIHQRGVIPVRRVKFILRLLKGRLETDPQKDRLLFKYMCYELERLHNGEDVTFHDVINMLSYRSVDIRKALQLEELLAREEFEYIIEEEVAKQTIRTWLEGCLKKIRAVGKQQNSLLAGLRATNDALMSLQDHVEEKKENTVDRDDEAETKDGDGLRHRSKKPVVLPRSDSIGSGSGRKYLAPMLSDPATVRTDKDKIAAAKKRNNRPPSVVKNNLPHVTEGLEQNRQPKDVQNNKAMMPKVSSIMVEVRDWWHEQVAYSTQSSDEEY; translated from the exons ATGATGTTGGGGAGGAAGCAGAGCCTCAAAGGAGAGCCTGTTCTGGCAGATTACGGTCCAGAAGAGTGTCTGAACGAAAGTGCAGATATCGAATGGGTCAACAAA CTATGGGTTCGCAGGCTGATGAGGCTTTGCGCTCTAGTATCGCTAGCCTCTGTCTGCCTTAACACACCAAAAACTTTCGAGAGGGTACCTCCACTGCAGTATGTCACCTTTGTGTGCGATTTGGTTGTCACATTTCTATTCACTGCCGAGATGATTGCCAAGATGCACATTCGTGGCATACTGAAG GGTGAAGTGCCTTACTTGAAAGATCATTGGTGCCAGTTCGATGCGAGTATGGTATTCTTTTTATGGCTCTCTGTCATCTTGCAAATGTTTGAGATGCTAGGTCTTGTCTTGCGATTCAGTTATGCATCCATCTTGAGAGCACCGAGGCCGCTGATTATGATTCGCTTTCTTCGTGTCTTCCTCAAGTTCTCTATGCCAAAATCaagaataaatcaaattttcaa aCGATCAAGCCAACAAATTTACAATGTAACATtgttcttccttttctttatGTCTCTTTACGGATTACTGGGAGTGCAATTTTTTGGGGAGCTAAAAAATCACTGTGTTCTGAACACAACAGACTCAAATCATATTACGATAAATAGCTTAGCAATTCCAGACACTTTTTGTTCTACGGATCCAGAATCTGGGTATCAGTGTCCTGAGGGTATGAAGTGTATGAAATTAGAACTATCCAGGTATATTATGGGTTTCAATGGATTTGACGAGTTCG CGACTAGTATTTTCACCGTCTATCAAGCGGCGTCTCAAGAAGGATGGGTTTTCATCATGTACCGAGCTATTGATAGTCTGCCAGGTTGGAGAGCAGCCTTCTACTTCAGCACTATGATCTTTTTCCTAGCATGGCTTGTGAAAAACGTTTTCATAGCCGTAATAACTGAAACGTTCAATGAAATTCGGGTCCAATTTCAACAAATGTGGGGTGTCAGAGGACATATTAGTGGGAGTTCTGCATCGCAG ATTTTAACCGGTGACGACAATGGCTGGAAACTTATAACTTTGGATGACAATAAACACGCTGGTTTAGCATCACCATTTTGTCATGCAGTACTGCGATCCCCGCAATTCCGTATGGTTGTAATGTGTGCTATTCTGGCGAACGGCATTACCACTGCAACAATGAACTTTAAGCATGATGAAAGACCAAGACATACTTACTATGACAACTATTATTATGCAGAA ATtgtttttacgatatttttgGACCTCGAAACTCTGTTCAAAATCTGGTGTCTGGGATTCCGAGGTTATTACCGGCATTCAATTCATAAATTTGAATTGCTATTAGCAATTGGGACTACTTTCCACGTTATACCACTTTTTTACTTATCTGGATTCACGTATTTTCAG GTGCTACGTGTATTCAGACTTATTAAGGCTTCCCCAATGCTGGAAGACTTTGTCTACAAGATATTTGGCCCTGGTAAAAAACTCGGTAGTCTAATCATCTTCACTATGTGCCTGCTAGTCATATCATCCAGTATTTCGATGCAGTTGTTTTGTTATCTATGcgattttacgaaatttgaGAGTTTTCCCGAG GCGTTCATGTCcatgttccaaattttgacACAAGAGGCTTGGGTCGAAGTTATGGATGAAACAATGCTACGCACTCATGAAACAATGGCTCCATTTGTTGCAGTATATTTTATTCTGTACCACTTGTTTGTCACGCTG ATAGTCTTGAGTTTATTCGTCGCAGTCATTTTGGATAATTTAGAACTAGACGAAGACATAAAGAAACTGAAACAGTTGAAATTTAGAGAACAAAGTGCTGAGATAAAGGAAACACTTCCATTCAGATTGCGGATATTTGAAAGATTTCCAGATAGTCCACAAATGACTTGTTTGCACAAAGTGCCATCAGATTTCAATCTTCCAAAG GTAAGAGAAAGTTTTATGAGGCAGTTTATATTTGAAGTGGAAGATGATGAAAACGAAGGGGTCAAGAAAGTAAATGAAACATTTGATTCCAAAATGGTATACCGCAAGCAGAGGCCTGTCAAGATATTGAATAACCCACCAAAAGTGAGAAATATCGTAACAAATTTACGAAAAGCTGCAATCACCTACATCATTAA TGATTCTAATAATCAAAGATTAATGTTGGGGGATTCAGCAATGATTCCAGTACCAGGAAAAACTCTACTTAAACCACAAGGCACCGTCAGCAGCGCAAAACAGTTACGAATAGATCAAAAAAA GTCGATTCGAAGAAGTGTTCGAAGCGGATCAATAAAGTTAAAACAAACCTATGAACACCTAATGGAAAACGGCGATATTGGAGCAATAAATAGAGTCAGTTCGTCCAGAAGCAGGCCGCACGACTTAGATATCAAATTGTTACAGGCCAAAAGACAACAAGCAGAAATGCGGAG aaaTCAACGTGAGGATGACTTGAGAGAGAACCACCCTTTTTTTGATACTCCATTGTTTGCTGTGCCACGTGAGAGCAAATTCAGGAAAATATGTCAGCTGCTTGTTTACGCTAGATATGATGCACGCTTGAAAGACCCACTAActggaaaagaaagaaaagtgcAATATAAAAGCCTGCA TAATTTTCTGGGCCTTGTAACGTACCTAGATTGGGTAATGATATGCGCAACAACATTGTCTTGCTTATCCATGATGTTTGAGACACCTAAGTATCGAGTGATGGAAGTTCCAGCCCTTCAAATAGCAGAATATGGCTTTGTAATATTTATGAGCTTTGAACTAGCATTAAAAATACTTGCTGATGgtctttttttcactccaaaAGCTTATATCAAGGACGTAGCTTCTGTATTGGACGTGTTTATATACGTG GTGAGCTTGGTCTTTCTTTGCTGGATGCCAAAAAGTGTTCCTCCTAATTCTGGTGCGCAACTACTGATGATATTGCGCTGTGTTCGGCCTTTGAGAATATTCACATTAGTTCCCCATATGAGAAAAGTTGTGTATGAGTTGTGCAGAGGCTTCAAAGAAATTTTACTG GTATCTACGTTGCTGATCTTACTAATGTTTGTCTTCGCAAGCTATGGTGTGCAATTATATGGCGGTCGATTAGCTCGCTGCAATGATCCAACAATTTTGAGAAGAGAGGATTGTGTTGGTGTTTTCATGAGAAGAGTTTTTGTAACTAAAATGAAACTGCAGCCAGGAGATAACGAAAGCTATCCTTCTATACTGGTTCCTCGAGTTTG GGCGAATCCAAGGAGATTTAATTTTGACAATATTGGCGATGCCATGCTTGCGCTCTTTGAAGTACTCTCATTCAAAGGCTGGCTAGACGTTCGTGACGTTTTGATAAAAGCACTTGGACCA GTTCATGCCAtttacatacacatatatatatttcttggATGCATGATTGGACTGACTTTATTTGTCGGCGTTGTCATCGCTAATTACTCTGAGAACAAGGGTACAGCGTTATTGACTGTTGATCAAAGACGTTG GTGTGACTTGaagaaaagattgaaaatcgCTCAGCCACTGCATCTCCCTCCTAGGCCTGATGGAAAGAAGTTCCGGGCATTCATTTATGACATTacacaaaatatttatttcaagagGTTTATTGCTGTAATGGTGCTTATAAACAGCGGATTACTCTGTGTTTCT TGGAGAAGTGAAGAGGAACACACAGAACCGTTAGCGACAGTGTCAACGATACTAACATTGGTATTTCTAGTCGAagttgtaatgaaaaatatagcATTTACTCCCCGTGGTTATTGGCAATCTAGACGAAACAGATACGACCTGTTGGTCACGGTTGTCGGAGTGATTTGGATAATTATTCACTGGATGATCAAA aatgattTGTCGTACTTCATCGGATTTATGGTCGTGATATTAAGATTTTTTACGATCACTGGAAAGCACACTACATTAAAAATGCTGATGTTGACCGTTGGTGTGTCAGTCTGCAAAAGCTTCTTCATCATATTCGGCATGTTTCtgcttgtatttttttatgctCTCGCAGGAACTATTATTTTTGGAACAGTTAAGTACGGCGAAGGAATTGGAAG ACGTGCCAATTTCGAATCTCCTGTAACCGGTGTTGCAATGCTGTTTCGAATAGTAACAGGAGAagattggaataaaattatgcATGATTGCATGATTCAACCACCATATTGTACACCAGCTGCGAATTATTGGGAAACCGACTGTGGAAATTTTCATGCCTCGCTTATTTACTTTTGCACATTCTATGTGATAATAACGTATATTGTTCTGAACTTACTAGTGG CTATCATCATGGAAAACTTCTCACTCTTCTATTCAAATGAAGAAGATGCATTACTGTCCTATGCAGACATcagaaatttccaaaataCATGGAATGTTGTAGACATCCATCAAAGAGGTGTTATTCCAGTTAGGAGG gttaaatttattttacgatTGTTAAAAGGAAGATTGGAAACTGACCCACAGAAGGATAGGCTCTTGTTCAAGTACATGTGCTACGAATTAGAGAGGTTGCACAATGGAGAAGATGTAACGTTCCACGATGTGATAAA TATGCTGTCATACCGGTCAGTCGATATCAGAAAGGCTCTTCAATTGGAGGAACTTTTGGCACGTGAGGAATTTGAGTATATAATAGAAGAGGAAGTTGCAAAGCAAACGATACGAACCTGGTTGGAaggatgtttgaaaaaaataagagcaGTTGGG AAACAACAGAACAGTTTGCTTGCTGGTTTAAGGGCCACCAATGATGCACTAATGTCACTACAGGATcatgttgaagaaaaaaaagagaataccGTGGATAGAGATGATGAGGCTGAAACGAAG GATGGTGACGGACTTAGGCATAGGAGTAAAAAACCAGTAGTACTTCCAAGGTCTGATAGTATTGGCAGTGGTTCTGGACGGAAATATCTTGCCCCAATGTTATCTGATCCTGCGACTGTAAGAACTGATAAAGATAAGATTGCTGCagcgaaaaaacgaaacaataGACCACCGT ctgtggtaaaaaataatttgccaCATGTCACCGAAGGACTTGAGCAAAATCGACAACCGAAAGATGTACAAAACAACAAAGCTATGATGCCTAAGGTATCAAGCATAATGGTAGAAGTACGAGACTGGTGGCATGAACAAGTCGCATACAGTACGCAGTCAAGCGACGAAGAATACTGA